The following are encoded together in the Sphingomonas insulae genome:
- the lepA gene encoding translation elongation factor 4 — MTTPLSQIRNFSIIAHIDHGKSTLADRLIQRTGGLTDREMSSQVLDNMDIEKERGITIKAQTVRLSYPAKDGVTYTLNLMDTPGHVDFAYEVSRSLAACEGALLVVDAAQGVEAQTLANVYQSIEHDHEIVPVINKIDLPAAEPEMVRKEIEDVIGIDASGAVLASAKSGIGIDEILEAIVTRIPAPKGDDTAPLKAMLVDSWYDPYLGVVILVRVMEGVLKKGQQVTFMQAGTTHLVDRVGCFRPKIEQLTDLGPGEIGFITAQIKDVAQARVGDTLTDARKPAAEALPGFKEVQPVVFCGLFPIDANDFEKLRESISKLRLNDASFSFEMETSAALGFGFRCGFLGLLHLEIIQERLTREYDLDLITTAPSVVYQIELTHPDPAGITQIDLHNPADMPDPNKIATISEPWINATIYVPDEYLGSILKLCQDRRGIQQNLTYVGGRAQATYELPLNEVVFDFYDRLKSLSKGYASFDYTQIGYREGDLVKMSILVNEEPVDALSMIVHRGTAETRGRGMVERLKELIPRHLFKIPIQAAIGGKVIARETISAMRKDVTAKCYGGDASRKRKLLDKQKKGKAKMREYGSVSIPQEAFIAALRMGDEG; from the coding sequence ATGACGACCCCGCTTTCGCAGATCCGCAACTTTTCGATCATCGCCCACATCGACCACGGCAAGTCGACCCTCGCCGACCGCCTGATCCAGCGGACCGGCGGCCTGACCGACCGCGAGATGTCGAGCCAGGTGCTCGACAACATGGATATCGAGAAGGAACGCGGCATCACGATCAAGGCGCAGACGGTGCGCCTGTCGTATCCGGCTAAGGACGGCGTCACCTACACGCTCAACCTGATGGACACGCCGGGCCACGTCGACTTCGCCTATGAGGTGTCGCGCAGCCTGGCGGCGTGCGAGGGCGCGCTGCTGGTCGTCGACGCGGCGCAGGGTGTCGAGGCGCAGACGCTCGCCAACGTCTACCAGTCGATCGAGCACGATCACGAGATCGTGCCGGTCATCAACAAGATCGACTTGCCCGCCGCCGAACCCGAGATGGTGCGAAAGGAAATCGAGGACGTCATCGGCATCGATGCGTCCGGCGCGGTGCTGGCATCCGCCAAGTCGGGCATCGGCATCGACGAGATCCTCGAGGCGATCGTCACCCGTATCCCTGCGCCGAAGGGCGATGATACCGCGCCGCTGAAGGCGATGCTGGTCGACAGCTGGTACGATCCGTATCTCGGCGTCGTCATCCTCGTCCGCGTGATGGAGGGCGTGCTCAAGAAGGGGCAGCAGGTTACCTTCATGCAGGCGGGCACCACGCACCTGGTCGACCGTGTCGGTTGTTTCCGGCCCAAGATCGAACAGCTCACGGACCTTGGGCCGGGCGAGATTGGCTTCATCACCGCGCAGATCAAGGACGTCGCGCAGGCCCGCGTCGGCGACACGCTGACCGACGCGCGCAAGCCCGCCGCCGAGGCGCTGCCGGGCTTCAAGGAAGTCCAGCCGGTCGTGTTCTGCGGCCTGTTCCCGATCGACGCCAACGATTTCGAAAAGCTGCGCGAATCGATCAGCAAGCTACGCCTCAACGACGCCAGCTTCAGCTTCGAGATGGAGACCTCGGCGGCACTCGGCTTCGGCTTCCGCTGCGGTTTCCTCGGCCTGTTGCATCTCGAGATCATCCAGGAACGGCTGACCCGCGAATACGACCTCGACCTCATCACCACCGCGCCGTCGGTGGTGTACCAGATCGAACTGACGCATCCCGATCCGGCCGGCATCACCCAGATCGACCTCCACAATCCCGCCGACATGCCCGATCCCAACAAGATCGCGACGATCAGCGAACCGTGGATCAACGCGACGATCTACGTTCCCGACGAATATCTCGGCTCGATCCTGAAGCTGTGCCAGGACCGCCGCGGCATCCAGCAGAACCTGACCTATGTCGGCGGGCGCGCGCAGGCGACGTACGAGCTGCCACTCAACGAGGTGGTGTTCGATTTCTACGATCGGCTGAAATCGCTGTCGAAGGGTTATGCGAGCTTCGACTATACCCAGATCGGCTATCGCGAGGGTGACCTCGTCAAGATGAGCATCCTCGTCAACGAGGAGCCGGTCGACGCATTGAGCATGATCGTCCACCGCGGTACCGCGGAAACGCGCGGCCGCGGGATGGTCGAACGGCTGAAGGAACTGATCCCGCGCCACCTGTTCAAGATCCCGATCCAGGCGGCGATCGGCGGCAAGGTGATCGCGCGTGAGACGATCAGCGCGATGCGCAAGGACGTGACGGCCAAATGCTATGGCGGCGACGCCAGCCGCAAGCGCAAGCTGCTCGACAAGCAGAAAAAGGGCAAGGCGAAGATGCGCGAATACGGTAGCGTCAGCATTCCCCAGGAAGCCTTCATCGCGGCTCTGCGGATGGGCGACGAGGGATAA
- a CDS encoding YaiI/YqxD family protein produces MRTGVRILVDADACPVKEEIYKVAWRREVPVTIVSNSHFRVPVHPLVTRVVVSDGFDAADDWIAEAADTDAVVVTADILLADRALKAGATVLSPTGKPFTTASIGGAIATRAIMADLRAGGDQLGGPKPFAAADRSRFLQALDTALARLQR; encoded by the coding sequence ATGAGGACAGGCGTCCGTATCCTGGTCGATGCGGATGCCTGTCCCGTCAAGGAAGAGATTTACAAGGTCGCTTGGCGCCGCGAGGTGCCGGTGACGATCGTTAGCAACAGCCACTTCCGCGTGCCGGTTCACCCGCTCGTCACACGCGTGGTGGTAAGCGACGGCTTCGATGCCGCGGACGACTGGATCGCCGAGGCTGCCGATACGGACGCCGTGGTCGTGACCGCCGACATCCTGCTGGCAGATCGCGCGCTGAAGGCCGGCGCGACGGTGCTCAGCCCCACGGGGAAACCGTTTACGACCGCCTCGATCGGGGGCGCCATCGCGACGCGGGCGATCATGGCGGACTTGCGCGCGGGCGGGGATCAGCTTGGTGGCCCGAAGCCGTTTGCCGCAGCGGATCGCAGCCGCTTCCTGCAGGCACTCGACACGGCGCTTGCGAGGTTACAGCGCTGA
- a CDS encoding DEAD/DEAH box helicase: MPFSSLPPLLAEALVARGYEAPTTVQASVIEPEAAGRDLVVSAQTGSGKTVAFGLAMAGELMADGTLPPPGLPLALIIAPTRELALQVSRELMWLYKGAHARIATCVGGMDASKERRSLSHGAHIVVGTPGRLRDHLERGALDLSALRVAVLDEADEMLDMGFREDLEGILDASPTERRTLMFSATMPRPIVALAKRYQRDALRISTVGEDRGHGDIAYQAVTVAPADIEHAVINLLRFHEAETAMLFCATRDNVRHLHASLVERGFAAVALSGEHSQSERNSALQALRDRRARVCVATDVAARGIDLPSLSLVVHVEMPRDAETLQHRSGRTGRAGKKGTAVLIVPYPRRRRVDMMLRQAKIACDWIPAPSADDIRKQDRERLIATLLAPIEFDDEDRELATRLMAEKSGEDIAAALVHAHRASMPQAEDLLDSSAPSANQTDRTQGHRPGFDDTVWFQMDIGRRQNADPRWLLPLICRRGHITKAEIGAIRINPNDTIFEVPRAVADRVLASVQRTANPENDEGSLQIIPFTGNPRQERGSEDRGPRTPRTGAGGGTGRPRPASGGAPARHQAKPYRKGPRG, encoded by the coding sequence CCCTGCCCCCGCTTCTCGCCGAAGCGCTCGTCGCTCGCGGCTATGAAGCGCCCACCACCGTCCAGGCATCGGTGATCGAACCCGAGGCGGCGGGCCGCGACCTTGTCGTGTCCGCCCAGACCGGTTCAGGCAAGACCGTCGCCTTCGGCCTCGCCATGGCCGGCGAGCTGATGGCGGACGGCACCCTGCCCCCGCCTGGCCTGCCGCTCGCTCTCATCATCGCTCCTACCCGCGAACTCGCCTTGCAGGTCAGCCGCGAGCTGATGTGGCTGTACAAGGGTGCGCATGCCCGCATCGCTACGTGTGTCGGCGGCATGGACGCTAGCAAGGAGCGCCGCTCGCTCAGCCACGGCGCGCATATCGTCGTCGGCACGCCGGGGCGTCTTCGCGACCATCTGGAGCGCGGCGCGCTCGACCTGTCGGCGCTGCGCGTCGCGGTGCTGGACGAGGCGGACGAGATGCTCGACATGGGCTTCCGCGAGGACCTAGAGGGTATCCTCGACGCCTCGCCGACCGAACGCCGCACGCTGATGTTCTCGGCCACGATGCCGCGGCCGATCGTCGCGCTCGCCAAGCGCTACCAGCGCGATGCGCTGCGCATCTCGACGGTCGGTGAAGACCGCGGCCATGGCGACATCGCCTATCAGGCGGTCACCGTCGCACCGGCCGATATCGAGCATGCCGTCATCAACCTGCTCCGCTTCCATGAGGCGGAGACGGCGATGCTGTTCTGCGCCACCCGCGACAATGTCCGCCATCTGCACGCCAGCCTGGTCGAGCGTGGCTTCGCGGCGGTCGCGCTGTCGGGCGAACACAGCCAGAGCGAGCGCAACTCGGCGCTCCAGGCCCTGCGCGACCGCCGCGCCCGCGTCTGCGTCGCGACCGACGTCGCCGCGCGCGGCATCGACCTTCCCTCGCTCAGCCTCGTCGTCCACGTCGAGATGCCGCGCGATGCCGAGACGTTGCAGCATCGTTCGGGGCGCACCGGTCGCGCCGGCAAGAAGGGGACCGCGGTCCTCATCGTCCCCTATCCGCGCCGCCGTCGCGTCGACATGATGCTACGCCAGGCCAAGATCGCCTGCGACTGGATCCCTGCCCCCTCGGCCGACGATATTCGCAAGCAGGATCGCGAGCGCCTTATCGCGACGCTGCTTGCCCCGATCGAGTTCGACGACGAGGATCGCGAACTGGCGACGCGGTTGATGGCGGAAAAATCGGGCGAGGATATCGCCGCCGCGCTCGTCCATGCGCATCGCGCCTCGATGCCGCAGGCCGAAGACCTGCTCGACTCCTCCGCGCCGAGCGCCAATCAGACCGATCGCACGCAAGGCCACCGCCCCGGCTTCGACGATACCGTCTGGTTCCAGATGGACATCGGCCGTCGCCAGAACGCCGATCCGCGCTGGCTGTTGCCGCTGATCTGCCGTCGGGGTCACATCACCAAGGCCGAGATCGGCGCGATCCGCATCAATCCGAACGACACGATCTTCGAGGTGCCGCGCGCCGTCGCCGACCGCGTGCTTGCCAGCGTGCAGCGCACGGCGAATCCGGAGAACGACGAGGGCAGCCTGCAGATCATCCCGTTCACCGGCAATCCGCGGCAAGAGCGCGGCAGCGAGGATCGCGGTCCCCGCACGCCCCGCACCGGCGCCGGGGGCGGCACCGGTCGGCCGCGGCCGGCATCCGGCGGCGCGCCGGCGCGCCATCAGGCGAAGCCCTATCGCAAGGGCCCCCGTGGCTAG